A DNA window from Maribellus comscasis contains the following coding sequences:
- a CDS encoding putative phage abortive infection protein, with the protein MIDIEVEINKETKRIDTKSAEIENKISTVDKKISTYTNWAWGFVWIGIIVLIFSVIYFFKKNDESGFALNLLGDFLAGTVASLWALAGLFFIYVAFLGQKQQLLNQQLEIMYSQLEVKYTRYELEGQKKELMEQNLTLRKQRFENTFFQLLRNHQDIVTGIDIRKGSGVLISEGRDCFKSFYRSFTNSSNISKEIGYTKKKYMEMYKSHQADLGHYFRNIYHILKFIDGSEEIEDSEKYKYASLLRALLSSYELIVLFYNCLGDYGIKKFKPLIEKYSFLKNIDYSLLVDNSHKNEYLEIAFADSEKRKNFC; encoded by the coding sequence ATGATAGACATTGAAGTAGAAATAAATAAAGAGACCAAGCGTATCGACACTAAAAGTGCTGAAATTGAAAATAAGATTTCAACAGTTGATAAAAAGATTAGCACTTATACTAATTGGGCTTGGGGATTTGTATGGATTGGGATAATTGTTTTAATTTTTTCAGTCATTTATTTTTTTAAGAAAAATGATGAATCTGGATTTGCTTTAAACCTGTTGGGAGATTTCCTCGCCGGAACAGTCGCTTCACTATGGGCTCTCGCCGGTTTATTTTTTATTTACGTTGCTTTCCTTGGACAAAAACAACAATTGTTAAATCAACAATTGGAAATAATGTATAGTCAGTTGGAAGTAAAATACACGAGATACGAATTGGAAGGTCAAAAAAAGGAATTAATGGAACAAAACTTAACTCTTCGAAAACAAAGATTTGAAAATACATTTTTTCAATTGCTCCGCAATCATCAAGATATCGTTACTGGAATCGACATTAGAAAAGGAAGTGGAGTGTTAATTTCGGAAGGACGAGATTGTTTCAAGTCTTTTTATCGGAGCTTTACAAATAGCTCAAATATTAGCAAGGAAATTGGATATACAAAGAAAAAATATATGGAAATGTACAAAAGCCACCAAGCTGATTTAGGACATTATTTTAGGAATATCTATCATATTTTAAAATTCATTGACGGTTCCGAAGAAATTGAAGATAGCGAAAAATATAAATATGCGAGTCTGTTAAGAGCCTTACTCTCAAGTTATGAATTAATAGTACTATTCTATAACTGCCTTGGAGATTATGGAATAAAAAAATTCAAACCGCTTATTGAGAAGTACTCTTTTCTAAAAAATATTGATTATTCATTACTTGTTGACAATTCACATAAAAATGAATATTTAGAAATTGCTTTTGCAGATTCAGAAAAAAGAAAAAACTTTTGCTAA